aaactacacacacacacacacacacacacacacacacacacacacacacacacacacacacatatattgaTATTGTACAtacagcagacacacaccaaaACCACAAGCGGCCGGAGTGGCGCACTCTGGTCTCGTCCTCCATTCTGATTGATTGCACATTTGGAGAGGAGACTTCCTCCATGGTCTGGGCGGGGTTTGCTCAGGTGGACCAATCATGTTTCATGCATTGgcttaaacattaaaaaagaatatcaattaatttaaaaaccaaaacatGTGGCGTATCGAATTAACAGTTTGAACAGTTAAACGTTTGACAATACAGAAGCTTATTGTGGTAAGTATTTGTATGTCTGTTGCTCTCCGAATGAATTTAAAGAAATTCAATGCgtttaaacatgaataaaagacGTGGTCTTGGTGTTATATGTAAATCAGTTCCATCCAAGGCCTAAAAGGGCTCACTTAAGAGGTTCGGATTTTGTCATTTGGAAATCTAATTTTAAGATAAAATCTAGTGCACTGCagtttgtttgttattattcctttttactattcattaaatattcaaacCACACATCgagtgtgtatatttatatacataaatataaattatCACTTAGTCACCACCACCAGATGCCTCCGACCGACCAATGAGTCAATCAGTCTTTTTGCGGCCTGTGTGTCAAAGACTCACACAGACTTAATGTTGATTACAGTTTGTTCCCCCGCTTGTCAACAGTTTGGATTCCGTCGAACAGATTTACAACGAACACATCTGGCCGTTAGTCTCACGCCCTCGGTGAGCAGACTGACTCTATTCGGCAAGTCCTCAGTATCAAAAGCTGTAGGTCAGCACTGGGACTCGCAGCGTCTACAGAGGGAGGCTTTGTGAGCTGGCTGCGGACGGAGCGATgggggtggagggagaaggGTGGAGTAGTCCAGGATCGAGGTCGGCCACAGAGCGCCAGTTGTGGAATTCTAAGAATGGAAGTTGAGCCAGAGTTTGGATCCAAAGCGGCTGCACGGAGGGGATGGAGCGTCTTTGGGTGGTTGGATTGGAGGCGagccgagtgtgtgtgcgtgtgtgtgtgtgtgtgtgtgtgtgtgcacccggCCCTTACTCATCCTATTATAACATACAGAATGAGGAAATATATGCACTTGTAGCAAACATGGTTTGATACCGATGATAATATCATCACACATCGTCAgacatgtgtttttgtcttgtcatgtgtgtgcgcgcgtgtgtgtagtgtgtgtgtcgtctccATCTCCAGCACGCTACGAGCCCTGTCATTAACGGGCCGCTCCGCTCCAGTGGCTATATCTGCTCCAGGGACGTGGGCTGCTGTGTGCGGGGCCTCCGGGGAACCTTCGAGTGCAGTGTTTCAGATCAGGAGCCCCTCATTTCGTACCTTTCACCCCCCTTTTTGTGCATGGAAGTGGTTATGGGTGGGAAACGCAGATttattcgggggggggggcaatcacACTGAAGCCacaaaaagtctttttttctacATCCAGGTAAAAAGAGGATCAAATGCGGTCTGTGGACTCACTGTCACTCAGTATTCAAGCTGtcgaataaaacccttttttttttgttctgttttcatcAGCGCTGGAGGGTGAATTGGATCGCTGTATCTCCAAACCCACATGTGCAGAGTTACTGCCCGATGACATAGCGGAGACACGCAGCCTTGTCTGGAGAACTCTCCCAAGTAACTGCGGAACAGTGTGAGCCGCCGCTCCCACTCCGGTCCAGGAAATGCTGTGCAGTGGAAACACTGAGCGGCTCTAGCAGGGCGTGGCTGCCTTTTTTGGGCCGCGCTGGGGCGGCAGCTTCCCCTggtctgctcctccagctggaggagcagctgaacaCAGTTTCAGCGTCCGCTTCAAAAATGTTGCACCGAGGCACATTTCTAAGGAGTCACATAAAGGAATTTGGGTGGAGGTTTCTCTAGACCTCTGAAGGGGCTGCTGGTTTCAGCCGTAGACTCTTGGTGATTTTTAATTGGTTGATCCATCGCTCGTATAATCAGGTCAAGGTCCCGTTAGTACAATGAATGACTTATTTAGGAGTCATTGCTATTCGCTGCCACTGTTCAAATGTACTTTTATATGATTGTAAGAGAAAAGTATAAATGAGCGACAGGACAACGGTCCTGTGTATCTATTGACTCCACAGTAAATGATTCGACGATTTCCATCATTATTTTCGGTACTTTGTCCTATTCTTAGCTACATCCTATTCTCTGGTGTGTCAGCTtgaccctcctccctcccccccagggGGATGGTCAAAGGTTACCTTATAATCCACTCTAGTTCTAATTTTAGTATTGAAGCTGAGGCGCCATTCCCGCCCATTTTTCCCCCACGAGGTCGCTGAGGTCTCAGAGACCGTCCTCGGGCCGACTCCGCCACTTTGAGCAGAGGAATTCCAGAGGAATGCTGCTCATGAAGTCGTCTCTCGTGTCCATTCCCACTGGACTTTTGTGTCCTTGTGCATGTGCATTCATAtgcctgtgtgcgtgcgcgtgtgtgaccTTTTTAACACACTGCTACCAGGTTCCACATGCTCGGCTCTGATCTCGGCACACAAAGAGCCGTTTGTGCCTTTACAGATGTGACGCCTCGTCTTTACTATAAAACCGGTTAAAGGTGCCGGATGCAGCACTTCTGCAGTAATCTATTGTCCCTGCTGCATCCGGCGGCGCTGTTCGACCTGACAGCGACGTAGTTGGATGCAAAGACGTTTCAGCTTCTTTCAGAGTCTGGTCTCCGCCCTCTGGGGGCCTCAAAAACAGCCGTCCCCGAACCTGTTGTGATGCCCTAGGCCTCGGAGGCCGGCTGGTACGTGTAGTCACTGCAGGCAAAGCTCCCAAGAGCAGGAGAAACACAGCCTCCTCTGTTAACATAGCAGGCACTGAGTGGAGTTCATTGCCTCAATGGAGCACTTTTaccacacacactgatgaggAACTGAAGGAGCTAAATATGTAAATGCACATTTTTGATACATCAGGGAACTTTATGTCTCTTACATGTGATTCCAAACATTCTTTTGAGACATAAGTCCTGCTGCTGAGCCTCTGTCTTTATCTGGTGCTGTTGTGTTTGGAGAGATATTTCAGTAGTAAGTTATTGGATTAACCTTTAAAAGAGAGTTCTCTTTGTTCCCCAGATTCAACAATTGGAGACGCAGGTGACAGATGCCGAAAAACGGGCCTTTGCCGATCACCAGCAGGTCAGGATCCCAAATCGAGCGCGCTGTTCACTTTTTCACTTTCAGTGTGGTGTGTGTATGaacggtctgtgtgtgtgtgcgtgttttcaggtgcagtggatggaggagaagctgaaggcCTCCGACAGCCAGTCGGGAGACTCGGAGGTCCGTCTTTTCCGACGGTGCCAGGAGCTGCAGGctctgctgcaggagaaggaggacgtCATCGcccagctggagcagcagctggaggagcaggtaAGAGCACATGCACGCCGGAGGGAGACGTGGCTCGCAGTCCGCCTTCGCACTCACAAACACCATTTCCGACGTCTTAATTCTCCAGAAACAGATCCGACTTCAGGACGCCAAAACAGTGGAGGAGAAAGCCGCTAAGATCAAGGAATGGGTGATGCTGAAGTTGTCCGAGGTAAATTAAATGATTACTTTTGATTTCAAGTTGCACAAAACTCCATTAGGTAAATCCCTGAGTCCAAGAaaggtgcttttattttgaaacatgcTCCTTCTTCAGTTTGAGATGGAGAACGCCGCGTTGAGAGAAaccaacaagcagcaggaggctCAGATTGGCGAGTTGCAGAAACAAGTGCAGTGTGAGTTTTAACTCTGGTTTATCCATCCCAAAACAGCTTGAAATTATAATTATGATAATAACGTTCAGTTCTTTCATCCGCAGCCCTCGAGCAGAAGTGCGGCGGCGGAAGAGAAGTCCTGTGCAAACCAGGCGAGGCCAAGCGGCTCAGCAGCCTGACGTTTGGCTGTTTCCAGGTGAGGGGGAAGAGCCCGCAAGTGCTCGTCGGACCAGCACCGTGCCAGAGGACCGTCAGCAgccaggaggagacggagggcaGAGACACAACCAGTACGTCGCCGTAGATTCATAACTTTGACCCCGGATAGTAATTCTGGGACAAACTGGAATTTGGAAAGTTACTCACAAGTTTTAGTCTAAATTGAATTATTTAATTGCCTTAGAAAAATTATTAGTAGTTTTTATTTACTTGAGAACTTACGTACGGAAGCCTGCAGAGACAAATGAGCAAAAACAATTCTGGTGATTGATTTTTTAAGTCTgtcataaatgttttttatgtaGTGCAACATGTGGGGAAATGTTTTTGGGCAGGATCTTCTTTTAGTTTGTTGTAATACTCATTTCGGCCACAAGAGGGCAAAGAGCACCACTTCCCTATGTTTCTATCTAGTAAGTTTTCATTTCTCCATGACCTCTAAACTACCTGTATTGTATATCAGCAAGCTTCGTAAATTAAAACTCTTCTGGTGGTGTACACCTCCGCCTCTTGTGGCTGAAGCAggcattacaacaacaaaaagatatTTAACAGCTGCTGCTTCCATGTCTGCTTTAACAGAAGAAGCCTCCTCTGGGACAAACGGTGAAGTCCGGACACCGGACCCTACCGGACCTCAGGAGGGCGACAGTGCATTCGAAAGCCTTGGTGGGAGCGCACACAGACCCGAGTCTCGTGGCGTCTCCTCGGTGCTCTCCAGCGCTGcctctgatggaggaggagcaggtcgaggaggaggcggcggcggcggtccgGAGTCCAGCCGCCCCGGCAGTGAGACCTACCTGACCGCTTCGGACGACAGCAGCTCTCTGTTTGACGACGACATGCAGCGGGCTGAGCGGCCCGGCTTCGGCCTGCTGGGGGCGCCCGATGGGATGCTTGGGGGGTACaagggggaggcggaggaggaggcacaCGGGGCCAAGCTGGAGGACCTCACCTCTGAGGAGCTCAACAAACGTTTCAAGTCCCAGCGACTCGACTCGTCATCCTCGTCGGGCGAAGGCAACACCCCCAGCCCCATGCTCACGCCGGCCCTCACCCCTAAACGAGCTAACCCGCCCCAGGACCCGAGGGATAACCCGGCCTCGCCCAAACAGCCCCGGCTGCGGACCCCGGCGGGCTTCGGATTGACGAATGCGGCCCTGGCCAAGAGACACCTGAGCCAGCCCCCGACCAGCACCGAGGCACCGCAGGGACGCACGCGCAACGCTCTCAGCATGCTGCGCACGCTCCGCCCGCAGGAAGCCGACCTGGACCAGGAGCAGCGGGTTGGCATGGAGACGGCCAGGGAAATGCCTCCTCAAAGCTCAAGGGCCGGTCATGCGTTTACAGCCCTGCAGACCTCGCGTGGCCTCCCGGAACCTGGTGCGGAGGTCGGCGGTGATATCTCAGCTCCCCCTACGCCCCCGCTGCACCGGCTGCCCTCCTGGGTAAGAAAGTCTGTCTGAACTCCATCGCGTAGCAGTGCGCTGAATGGACCAGATCACTGTGGCACGGGCTACTTGTTGCTGCTAGGAGGCGTTAAAGGGATAGCTTGGGAGTTTGGAAGTGGGTCTATATGTGGCATTTATCCACGGTCAGTGTAACAGTAACAGAATTTGCAacagacaattttttttcttttcttccccacAGGAGCGGCGCATCTATGCCGTGGCTAAGTCAGGAATCCGCCTGTCGGAGACGTCCTGCACGGGCCCCACTACCAAAGGTGAGACGCAGAATGAGAAGAGACAATCCCCCATCAGCACTGACTAACTGAACTGTGGCCCGTGCGTCTGCAGAcccctccctcctgtcctcctatCCCGCCTTCGCGATGTACACGTCCCTCGTCTATAAGAACATGACTGCGCCGGTTTACACCACTCTGAAGGGGGTGAGTGCGGCGACGACATCTCTCGCGGTCTGCTGTCCCTTCTTGTCTTGATAACCCCCCCCCATTTCTCTTTCGCGTCTCGCAGAAAGCCACCCTGCTGAGCAGCAGCCCTCTCTCGGACGAGTCGTCCAGCTCCGAGGAGTCGTCCAGCTCGGGGGAGGAGGACGgctccctctgcagctcccgcgcctcctccagctcccgcaGGGACGGCAGCCCGCGCTCCCTCAAGAGAGGTGAAGCCCACCCCTCCGCCAGATGTTGACCTCTGCACCGACACAATGAGGCTTCAACTTTGCTTGTCCCCCTCCAGCCGTGTCCATGTCCTCGATGACGTCAGAGAGCGACTACGCCATCCCTCCCGATGCCTACTCCACGGACACAGAGTGCCCCGAACCGGAGCAGAAGCTGCCGAAGACCTGCTCCTCAGACGGCGACAGGAGCGtgagtcactgtgtgtgtgtgcgtgtgtgtgtatttgtgcaaatAGTCACCGTATTGGCACCATCTTGCCACAGTGCcttaaacttgcattctctctcttGACCAGCAGGGGTCCCTCATCAGGGTGCAAAAAGAAGTCTATGAGTAAATGACTCTGCTTCTGTCTTGATTTATTGACTTAGAAACATTGTACGCATGAGTACATAAAGCCACGTATGTTAATGTACGGCGTCTCTGTGTCCAAGTATTGTCACTTCACAAAAAGCCAAGGTCGCTGAACTCAAGGCTTCACAACGTCAGTCCACAAAACAATGGGCGACACCTACTTCCACTTCCTATTCCTACTGTAGATTACCTGCTGCCAAATGAGACAATAACGTTTATTCAGATTGCAATAACTCCACAGTAGTTTCACCAAATTCTTCCATCAAGGCTTTATTTTGTTAGATTGATTGGAACATTTTTGGAAcatttttgcatcttttttttccttttttcatagGAAAGGGAATTAATAACAAAATGgctttcaaaaagaaaacaaatcataaTTTGTCCTCTTGTGTCCATacagatttatttaatttattcattgtaTGGTTTTTCACAGACTCATATTTGACATgtcaaataaagtgaaataaagcaGTACGAGAACCGTGATCTGTTTTAGATTCAACCCTTTAGTCTAGATGGACATTGAGTTCTGTCTTCCCTCCTCCGCCCTGCGGACTGCGTCTTACTACGTCGAACTGAACCGCGTCGCGTCTCTGCAGGAACCAATGGAGAAGTCAGGCTACCTGTTGAAGATGGTGAAGACCTGGAAGAAAACTTGGAAGAGACGCTGGTTTGTCCTCAAAGACGGAGAGTTACTGTACTACAACTCACCCGTGggtcacacacactttttcttcATTGCCGATGCTTTATTATAATTACATCACTggtgcattctttttttaaatgtctcccatacatatatattttcgTATATTGTCCACGTCTCGCTATGGTACTGTTTTTACTGAGGTGCGAGTGTTCAGTTTACTTTGTCATCCTCCGACAGAGCGACGTGATCAGGAAGCCTCAGGGTCAGATCGAGGTCAACGCCACCAGCAGCATCGCCCGCGGAGACGGAAAACAAGTTCTCCAGGTATGTGTCACTTCTGTCCGTCCTCGAATACCGTCTCACAGAATTGCCCCGTCCTTCACCAACCTCTGGCCGGTGTTTCCTGTCACCGCGTTGCGCCGCAGGTCGTGACGGGGAAGCGCGTGTGCTACCTGAAGGCCGACTCGCCCAACCTGCTGGAGGAGTGGCTGCGGGTGCTGCAGAGCGTGCTCAGGCTGAAGGCCGCGAGTCCGCTCTTCACCCAGCCGGATATTCGCCCCGGCATGAAGGGACTGCTCATCAAGGTCCTTGCAAATGTCATCTCAagatataactttaaaaaaacaaacaaacagttcagtgtttccc
This portion of the Gasterosteus aculeatus chromosome 6, fGasAcu3.hap1.1, whole genome shotgun sequence genome encodes:
- the plekhh2 gene encoding pleckstrin homology domain-containing family H member 2 isoform X2, whose protein sequence is MEEKLKASDSQSGDSEVRLFRRCQELQALLQEKEDVIAQLEQQLEEQKQIRLQDAKTVEEKAAKIKEWVMLKLSEFEMENAALRETNKQQEAQIGELQKQVQSLEQKCGGGREVLCKPGEAKRLSSLTFGCFQVRGKSPQVLVGPAPCQRTVSSQEETEGRDTTKEASSGTNGEVRTPDPTGPQEGDSAFESLGGSAHRPESRGVSSVLSSAASDGGGAGRGGGGGGGPESSRPGSETYLTASDDSSSLFDDDMQRAERPGFGLLGAPDGMLGGYKGEAEEEAHGAKLEDLTSEELNKRFKSQRLDSSSSSGEGNTPSPMLTPALTPKRANPPQDPRDNPASPKQPRLRTPAGFGLTNAALAKRHLSQPPTSTEAPQGRTRNALSMLRTLRPQEADLDQEQRVGMETAREMPPQSSRAGHAFTALQTSRGLPEPGAEVGGDISAPPTPPLHRLPSWERRIYAVAKSGIRLSETSCTGPTTKDPSLLSSYPAFAMYTSLVYKNMTAPVYTTLKGKATLLSSSPLSDESSSSEESSSSGEEDGSLCSSRASSSSRRDGSPRSLKRAVSMSSMTSESDYAIPPDAYSTDTECPEPEQKLPKTCSSDGDRSEPMEKSGYLLKMVKTWKKTWKRRWFVLKDGELLYYNSPSDVIRKPQGQIEVNATSSIARGDGKQVLQVVTGKRVCYLKADSPNLLEEWLRVLQSVLRLKAASPLFTQPDIRPGMKGLLIKVKHGYSKRVWCALIGKTLYYFRSQEDKFPLGQIKLWEARVEEVDRTKDSCDDLKACGRGLDAAHFILAVHPQEQGPTYLLIESRHEKESWLYHLSVAAGAAVSKVGTEFEQLVGKLFQLDGDPDSQIWRHPMLCFSKEALLSPLTTLPSQALQTEAVKLFKTCQLFVNVAIDAPAIDYHVSLAQSALQVGLAHPELQNEFFCQLIKQTQRRLPQGHPGPLQGWQFLALCVGLFLPQHPFLWLLQVHLKRHGDSRTEVGKYAVYCQRSLERTQQKGERQARPSRMEILSILLRNPYHHSLPFSVPVHFLNNTYQVVSFDASTTVDEFQCRLNQDSGIRKTGLSCFSLYTDDPTGRELEHCLQGGIKICDIISKWEQASKEQHTGKSENTRTVRLTYKNRLYFSLQVRGESERERLLLAYQTNEAIVAGHFPVNKELALEMAALLAQVEFGDFERPFSAPGPAQTKSNQTLKQVLDRFYPKHYRKTMSEEQLRQLLQRLSARWASLRGRSSSECVRIYLTVARKWPFFGAKLFEVESITSSPEQGARVWLAVHEDGVSVLEHRSVKPLASHSYRNLMTFGGYKQYFMLLVGQNTNGSKEKPTEKHLFATDASKIREITLLVSSYVNSAHQQKAAAHHLSAPALMAAQPVSLKSKELRSKSPPPLGRPGKTPTLL
- the plekhh2 gene encoding pleckstrin homology domain-containing family H member 2 isoform X1; translation: MAEGGEAMSQEVWKEKCVVLEALLMKFRVQVIKIRELTADKIQQLETQVTDAEKRAFADHQQVQWMEEKLKASDSQSGDSEVRLFRRCQELQALLQEKEDVIAQLEQQLEEQKQIRLQDAKTVEEKAAKIKEWVMLKLSEFEMENAALRETNKQQEAQIGELQKQVQSLEQKCGGGREVLCKPGEAKRLSSLTFGCFQVRGKSPQVLVGPAPCQRTVSSQEETEGRDTTKEASSGTNGEVRTPDPTGPQEGDSAFESLGGSAHRPESRGVSSVLSSAASDGGGAGRGGGGGGGPESSRPGSETYLTASDDSSSLFDDDMQRAERPGFGLLGAPDGMLGGYKGEAEEEAHGAKLEDLTSEELNKRFKSQRLDSSSSSGEGNTPSPMLTPALTPKRANPPQDPRDNPASPKQPRLRTPAGFGLTNAALAKRHLSQPPTSTEAPQGRTRNALSMLRTLRPQEADLDQEQRVGMETAREMPPQSSRAGHAFTALQTSRGLPEPGAEVGGDISAPPTPPLHRLPSWERRIYAVAKSGIRLSETSCTGPTTKDPSLLSSYPAFAMYTSLVYKNMTAPVYTTLKGKATLLSSSPLSDESSSSEESSSSGEEDGSLCSSRASSSSRRDGSPRSLKRAVSMSSMTSESDYAIPPDAYSTDTECPEPEQKLPKTCSSDGDRSEPMEKSGYLLKMVKTWKKTWKRRWFVLKDGELLYYNSPSDVIRKPQGQIEVNATSSIARGDGKQVLQVVTGKRVCYLKADSPNLLEEWLRVLQSVLRLKAASPLFTQPDIRPGMKGLLIKVKHGYSKRVWCALIGKTLYYFRSQEDKFPLGQIKLWEARVEEVDRTKDSCDDLKACGRGLDAAHFILAVHPQEQGPTYLLIESRHEKESWLYHLSVAAGAAVSKVGTEFEQLVGKLFQLDGDPDSQIWRHPMLCFSKEALLSPLTTLPSQALQTEAVKLFKTCQLFVNVAIDAPAIDYHVSLAQSALQVGLAHPELQNEFFCQLIKQTQRRLPQGHPGPLQGWQFLALCVGLFLPQHPFLWLLQVHLKRHGDSRTEVGKYAVYCQRSLERTQQKGERQARPSRMEILSILLRNPYHHSLPFSVPVHFLNNTYQVVSFDASTTVDEFQCRLNQDSGIRKTGLSCFSLYTDDPTGRELEHCLQGGIKICDIISKWEQASKEQHTGKSENTRTVRLTYKNRLYFSLQVRGESERERLLLAYQTNEAIVAGHFPVNKELALEMAALLAQVEFGDFERPFSAPGPAQTKSNQTLKQVLDRFYPKHYRKTMSEEQLRQLLQRLSARWASLRGRSSSECVRIYLTVARKWPFFGAKLFEVESITSSPEQGARVWLAVHEDGVSVLEHRSVKPLASHSYRNLMTFGGYKQYFMLLVGQNTNGSKEKPTEKHLFATDASKIREITLLVSSYVNSAHQQKAAAHHLSAPALMAAQPVSLKSKELRSKSPPPLGRPGKTPTLL